The following are encoded in a window of Cervus canadensis isolate Bull #8, Minnesota chromosome 11, ASM1932006v1, whole genome shotgun sequence genomic DNA:
- the LOC122449948 gene encoding 60S ribosomal protein L39-like, whose translation MPSNHKTFRIKRFLAKKQKQNRPISQWIRMKTGNKIRYNSKRRHWRRTKLGL comes from the coding sequence ATGCCTTCCAATCACAAGACTTTCAGGATCAAGCGATTCCTGGCCAAGAAGCAAAAGCAGAATCGTCCCATTTCTCAAtggattcgaatgaaaactggCAATAAAATTAGGTACAACTCCAAGAGAAGACACTGGAGAAGAACCAAGCTGGGTCTGTAA